One Acidimicrobiia bacterium genomic window, TTCCCGACAGTGAAGCTCCGCGTTCCGGTCGAAGGCCAGGGTGCCCGTTCGACGTGGCGTCAATCCACATCGTCGGTGTGGCCGTAGAAGAGGCGGTCGGTCACGGCGCGGGCGCGTCGGGTGAGGCGGCGGTAGTCCTCGCGCAGGGTCGTCTGGGGACGGTGGTCGTAGTCCAGGAGACGCCCCCAGGCGCTCGGCCACGGCGGCGTCGGTGGGCAAGCGAGTCCCCGGGGGCTCCTGTCAGGAGAAAGCGGGCGTTGCGGGCACGCTCACAGAAGCGGTACGAGGCCTCGAGTGCCTCAGCGTCGCCCTCCTCCAGAAGGCCGCTGTCGCGCAGCGCCAGCAATGCCCCCACCGTGGACGGAACCTGCAACGAGGGGTCGACAGCACCGTGCAGGAGCTGGAGCAGCTGCACCGTCCACTCCACGTCGGACAGTGAGCCCTTGCCGAGCTTGAGGTGGAACTCCGGGTCCTCCCCCGGGGGAATCCGCTCCTGCTCGACGCGGACCTTCATCCGCCGGATCTCCCGGACCTGCTCGTCGGAGAAGTCCTCGCGGTACACGAAGGGCGTGATCAGTTCGGAGAAACGCGCACGGAGTTCGGCGTCGCCGGCGACGGGCCGCGCACGCGTGAGGGCCTGGAACTCCCACGTCAGCGCGAACTCGCGGTAGTAGCGCTCGAAGCTCGACAGTGACCGGGTCAGCGGGCCCTGCTTCCCCTCGGGTCGCAGGTCGGCGTCGATCTCGAAGGCGCGCCCCTCGGTGGTGATCGTCGCGAGCTCACGGATCAGCGACGTCGCCGTCCGCTCGGCCTCGTCGAAGTCGGCAGGCCCGTCCCCGTCGTAGACGAAGAGCACGTCGAGGTCCGACGCGTACGACAGACCACTCCCTCCGTAGCGGCCCATGCCGATCACCGCGAACGGAACCTGGGGGTCGATGCAGCGCAGCGCCGCCTCCACGGCGGCATCGGCCACGTTCGAGAGCTCACCACCCGTGCTCTCGATGCCTCCGTAGTCGAGGAGGTCGCGGGCGGCGATGCGGAGGTGCTCGCGGCGCGTGAAGCGCCGGAGGCCATCGCGGCGCGCGTCCGCGTCGTCGCGCCACTGGAGCATCTCGAGCGCCTCGTCGAGTACGTCGTCGCGCGGACGTTCGAGTGCGATCCGGTCGTCGTCGGCGAGGAGGTCGAGGAAGTCGGGGGAGCGCAGGAGTGCGTCGCCCGTCGTCCGGCTCGATCCGAGGATACGGCACACCCGCTCGGCCACGAACGGCGTGTCGCGGAACGTCTCGGCCAGCGCCATCGAGCGCGTGGGCCCCTCGGCGAGCCGGCGGAGCTGGAGCAGCGCCAGGTCGGGATCGGGTGTGACCGAGCACCATTCCAGGAGCAGCGGCAGGAGTTGTTTCATGAGACGAGACTTGCGGGTGAGGCCCGCCGTCAGCTCGCGCAGGGCGGCCCGGGTGCGGGCGACATCCGTGAACCCGATCGCCGCCAGGCGCTCCTCGGCGGCCTCACTGCCGAGAGCGCCGTGGCCGGCGAGCGCGTCGAGCAGCGGCTCGAAGTAGAGGCGTTCGTGGATGGCCCGCACCGTGGCCTGATGGTTCGTGTGGGCCTGGCGGAACTGTTCCGCCGCTGTGGCCCGTGCGTCGTCGCGGTAGCCGAGGACCCGGGCGAGGCGCTCCATGTCACCGGCGTCGTCGGGAAGCGTGTGTGTCTGGTGCTCGTCGCGCAGCTGGAGGCGGTGCTCGACTGTCCGGAGGTGGCGGTAGGCGCCCGACAGGCGACGCGTGTCCGCCTCCTCGATGTAGCCGCCCTCCGCGAGTGACTCCAGCGCGACGAGCGTCGTCGGCGACCGGACCTCCGGGTCGTGGCGCCCGTGCACGAGCTGGAGTAGTTGCACCGAGAACTCGACGTCGCGGATCCCTCCCCGGCCACGCTTCAACTCCCGGTCGGTGAGGCCCTTGCGGCGCAGCTCCTCCTCGGCGCGCGCCTTCATGGCCCGGATCTCGCGGATCGCCCCGGCGTCGAGAACGTCGGGATAGACGAAACGACGGGTCGTGTCGAAGAAGGACCGTCCGAGCTCGGTGTCGCCGGCGACCGGTCTCGCCTTCAACAGCGCCTGGAACTCCCAGGCCTGTGCCCACCGCTCGTACCACGTCTCGTACGACTCGAGGCTCCGCGACAGTGGGCCGGACCGCCCCTCGGGCCGGAGGTCGGCGTCGGTGCGGAACACGATCGACCCGTTGTCGGGCTCGGTCATGACGTCGAGCACACCCCGGGCGAGACGTTGCGCCGTCTCGGTGGGCCCGTCGTGCACGAACAGGACGTCGACATCACTGGCGTAGTTCAGCTCGCGCCCGCCGAGCTTCCCCATCCCGATCACGGCCATGCGTACATCGTCGACCGTGTCGCCGAGTTCGTCGCGTGCGATGGCGTGCGCGGCCTCCAGGCACGTGGCGGCAACGCGGGCGAGCTCACGTGCGACCGAGTCCATGTCGGCCACGCCCAGGAGATCGCGTGCGGCGACGCGGAGCAGCTCACGGGACTTCCACCACCGCAGGGCGAGGCTGTCGGTCCCGTCGAACTCCCGGTGTGCAACGTCCCACGACCGCCCGAACACGGCGTCGTCGATCTCGATGGCGAAGCCCGAGTGGTCTCTGAGTGGCTCGAGGAGGGACGGATCGTGGAGAAACGCTGTGGTCAGGGAGCGTGAGGCCGACGCCAGGGCGATGACGGCGTCGCGTACGAGCGAGTCGTCGACGAGCTCGTCGACGAGCTCGGGGTGCTCGTCCGCGAGCCGGGTGAGCACGTCGCGTGACGTTGCCGGGTCCGCTGCACGGGCCAGTGAACGCGTGACCGCCTCGCTGGTGATCATCGCAGCAGTGTCCATGGGAGCCGCAGTGTCCGACGCCGTGTCGTGGAGTGTCAACCACCACACCGAGCGTGTCGTCCACACCGCCATGCCGGGGGGGGACCGGCCGGCTTGGCCGTATTCTGGAGCCATGACGACGCTGCGGGTGGCTGCCGCCCAGATCGACGTGGTCGTGGGCGACCTCGAGGGCAACGCGTCGCGGGTCCTGTCGGCCTACGAGGCCGCCGAGGACGAAGGCGCCGATCTCGTGGCGTTCCCGGAGTTGGCCCTCACCGGCTATCCGCCCGAGGATCTTCTCCTGCGGCCGGCCTTCGTCGATCAGGCCGCCGAAGCCCTCACCAAGCTGGCGGCGCGCACGGGCCGCACCGCAGCGCTCGTCGGGTTCCCCGAGCGGGATACCGGGGGTGACCCCGGTCGCCTGGCGAACGCCGTGGCCGTGTGCTCCGAGGGCCGGGTGAAGGGCGTCTACCGGAAGAACCGCCTGCCCAACTACGCCGTGTTCGACGAGCAGCGCTACTTCACACCAGCCGAAGATGCAGGGCCGCTGTTCGTCGTCGGCGACGTTCCCGTCGGCGTCAGCGTCTGTGAGGACATCTGGGACCCGGTCGGGCCGACCCGACGGCAGGTGGAGGGCGGCGCGCGGCTCCTGGTGAACGTCAATGCGTCGCCGTACTACGCCGGGCGTCTCCCCGAGAGAGAGCTCATGCTGGCCGAGCGTGCACGCGAGGCCGGTGTCCCGATCGTGTACGTCAACCTCGTCGGCGGCCAGGACGAGCTGGTCTTCGACGGTGCATCACTCGTGGTCCACGAGTCGGGCGACGTGGTCGGTCGCGCCCGTCAGTTCGACGAGGACCTCCTCGTGACCGACATCGAGATCCCCCCACGTCCCCGACCGGGCTCGGGGTCTCGCCTGTCGGAGATCCGTGTGTCCGAGGCGCGGCTGTTCCCCGGGACGATGACGCCGCGTGTCGAGAACGTCCATCCGCCCGTACGGGAGGTCTATGAAGCGCTCGTTCTCGGAACGCGTGACTACGTGTCCAAGAACGGATTCCGCGAGGTGCTCATCGGCCTGTCGGGGGGGATCGACTCGTCGCTCGTGGCGGTCATCGCCGCCGACGCTCTCGGGGCCGAGTGCGTCACAGGCGTCCTCATGCCGTCGCGCTTCTCGAGCGAGGGCAGCGTCGCTGACGCGGAGGCCCTGGTGGCGAATCTGGGGATCCGCTCACACACCGTCGGCATCGAGCCCGCGCACGGCGCCTTCGAGGAGATGCTCGCCGACGTCTTCTCGGGAACGGAGCCGGGCCTCGCTGAGGAGAACCTCCAGGCCCGAATCCGGGGGACGGTCCTGATGACGATGTCGAACAAGTTCGGCGCCATGGTCCTCACGACCGGCAACAAGAGCGAGCTCGCGACGGGCTACTCCACGCTCTACGGCGACATGGCGGGTGGCTTCGCCGTCATCAAGGATGTCCCGAAGACGCTCGTCTACGCGCTGTGCCGCGACCGCAACACGCGGGAGGGGCACGCGCTCGTTCCCGAGGAGGTGCTCGACAAGCCCCCGAGTGCCGAGCTCCGGCCCGACCAGCGCGACTCCGACTCGCTTCCCGACTACGGCGAGCTCGACCCGATTCTCGAGGCCTACGTGGAGCTCGACCGCTCGGTGGGTGAGCTCGTGGCCGAGGGCTTCGACAGCTCGACGGTCCGCCGTGTGGCCGGTCTGGTCGACCGCAACGAGTACAAGCGACGTCAGGCACCGCCGGGTGTGCGTGTTTCACGCAAGGCGTTCGGCAAGGACCGGCG contains:
- a CDS encoding NAD+ synthase; translated protein: MTTLRVAAAQIDVVVGDLEGNASRVLSAYEAAEDEGADLVAFPELALTGYPPEDLLLRPAFVDQAAEALTKLAARTGRTAALVGFPERDTGGDPGRLANAVAVCSEGRVKGVYRKNRLPNYAVFDEQRYFTPAEDAGPLFVVGDVPVGVSVCEDIWDPVGPTRRQVEGGARLLVNVNASPYYAGRLPERELMLAERAREAGVPIVYVNLVGGQDELVFDGASLVVHESGDVVGRARQFDEDLLVTDIEIPPRPRPGSGSRLSEIRVSEARLFPGTMTPRVENVHPPVREVYEALVLGTRDYVSKNGFREVLIGLSGGIDSSLVAVIAADALGAECVTGVLMPSRFSSEGSVADAEALVANLGIRSHTVGIEPAHGAFEEMLADVFSGTEPGLAEENLQARIRGTVLMTMSNKFGAMVLTTGNKSELATGYSTLYGDMAGGFAVIKDVPKTLVYALCRDRNTREGHALVPEEVLDKPPSAELRPDQRDSDSLPDYGELDPILEAYVELDRSVGELVAEGFDSSTVRRVAGLVDRNEYKRRQAPPGVRVSRKAFGKDRRPPITNRWPG
- a CDS encoding bifunctional [glutamine synthetase] adenylyltransferase/[glutamine synthetase]-adenylyl-L-tyrosine phosphorylase; translated protein: MDTAAMITSEAVTRSLARAADPATSRDVLTRLADEHPELVDELVDDSLVRDAVIALASASRSLTTAFLHDPSLLEPLRDHSGFAIEIDDAVFGRSWDVAHREFDGTDSLALRWWKSRELLRVAARDLLGVADMDSVARELARVAATCLEAAHAIARDELGDTVDDVRMAVIGMGKLGGRELNYASDVDVLFVHDGPTETAQRLARGVLDVMTEPDNGSIVFRTDADLRPEGRSGPLSRSLESYETWYERWAQAWEFQALLKARPVAGDTELGRSFFDTTRRFVYPDVLDAGAIREIRAMKARAEEELRRKGLTDRELKRGRGGIRDVEFSVQLLQLVHGRHDPEVRSPTTLVALESLAEGGYIEEADTRRLSGAYRHLRTVEHRLQLRDEHQTHTLPDDAGDMERLARVLGYRDDARATAAEQFRQAHTNHQATVRAIHERLYFEPLLDALAGHGALGSEAAEERLAAIGFTDVARTRAALRELTAGLTRKSRLMKQLLPLLLEWCSVTPDPDLALLQLRRLAEGPTRSMALAETFRDTPFVAERVCRILGSSRTTGDALLRSPDFLDLLADDDRIALERPRDDVLDEALEMLQWRDDADARRDGLRRFTRREHLRIAARDLLDYGGIESTGGELSNVADAAVEAALRCIDPQVPFAVIGMGRYGGSGLSYASDLDVLFVYDGDGPADFDEAERTATSLIRELATITTEGRAFEIDADLRPEGKQGPLTRSLSSFERYYREFALTWEFQALTRARPVAGDAELRARFSELITPFVYREDFSDEQVREIRRMKVRVEQERIPPGEDPEFHLKLGKGSLSDVEWTVQLLQLLHGAVDPSLQVPSTVGALLALRDSGLLEEGDAEALEASYRFCERARNARFLLTGAPGDSLAHRRRRGRAPGGVSWTTTTVPRRPCARTTAASPDAPAP